The Leguminivora glycinivorella isolate SPB_JAAS2020 chromosome 1, LegGlyc_1.1, whole genome shotgun sequence genome includes a region encoding these proteins:
- the LOC125228713 gene encoding transcription initiation factor TFIID subunit 3-like, producing the protein MSEAYAREILRRNVAQICQTIGWNGINSTPLDILMHVLEKYIHTLGTQANRYAEQFNRTEPNLHDLGLVFRDLNVHLPELAEYTRSVPPVPPPVPVEKFPRPKESNLNFLKPGSHEVVTRPMHVHEHLPPMYPEKERDTPIVADTIEIRQNGIDTVETSSTTCTSPEISVTDSPKKSKDIFKRPIDPVSLPNSKRPRLRLDEEERTREISSVMMTMSGFLSPAREGKLPEARPPTVISEKHYDKNKTNSHHSNIPKQPTLEKADKKSKKNKQLNGKIMKSKRKDKTHKGESSKSKDSSKSDKYPPGYPIKSKDVHPTHHNHVTMPAPRVAPPHKPPPLLHSPSPSPSPSPRPPVRPVIKEEPIDIPPPPPPVVNKHSVAGEEAIPVPRKIPIHKSPLVSSSMPTHKQPMSNTFLRDIEIKKEVIDEEEKLASQPDRSKINIFKRISNKSKEDKNAPEVVTDKTQSESMISKVQNSAHDNPSESVIHENVRVKSENAIVNNNDSSALDLSKDMDLTANEVISIDDDSMEASPMGHRFTPLDLRPALSINKSLQAPYPKDVASVSPKINKKEKKHKEKKDKAAEKAAKLEAKLIKKQQQQLAYEMARAEKQKMKLSNMKLPKSSRPKNDSKMPQMHSGFPFFPAMPSGRGFMPGPGLIPNSNLIPGGEFLALANNPALRGLPPPGLLQNAFLGRGGPGLIPGPGFLPGALGPGMNPLMPLGNFPHSSRSSSSKIPPMLRRPSLEVIPVDNDEDRSTHKSPMSRDKERHDKHKSPTIPNILQKHKTKSHKEHKSNMYKMPPIQPDITIELNPPKVDPVRQEPPREPPPPARVASPVPAPAPPPEPEPRPRPLEIPNVVPEVSQERALDKSEKKKDKSHKKEKKDKDGIKIKKKKDKKDKVKDKSEKKKDKEERQESKDKIKKEKKDKKKEKTADGLVPKLTLKLNSSNSNSPMPPSSPDIFKLNIKPVVKKEEEESSSLKEEPVSREHSRSPELAQISALVTGPPKQKQSKHNHVSEVDGPGSPPPSSSSPARKNRPPSSHTKYKRILFKPLSKKGHVELDDEGASASEEATPVPPMSMDKPSGPLPTPFYMDEQGNKIWVCPACGRPDNGSPMIGCDGCDGWYHWVCVGITEEPGATEDWFCQSCLAKREAMVLAGVASGKKRGRKPKGEKIRDCN; encoded by the exons ATGTCAGAGGCGTACGCCCGTGAGATACTGCGAAGGAATGTTGCGCAAATATGCCAAACTATTGGTTGGAATGGTATAAACTCAACACCACTGGATATTCTGATGCATGTACTTGAAAAGTACATCCATACACTTGGGACACAAGCCAACAGATATGCTGAGCAATTTAATAGGACTGAACCAAATTTACATGACCTAGGATTAGTATTTCGTGATCTAAACGTACATTTGCCCGAATTAGCAGAGTATACGCGCAGTGTTCCACCTGTGCCACCACCAGTCCCTGTTGAGAAGTTCCCGAGACCAAAAGAATCCaatttgaattttttgaaacctGGCAGCCATGAAGTTGTCACTAGGCCTATGCATGTTCATGAACATCTGCCTCCCATGTACCCTGAAAAGGAACGAGATACCCCTATTGTTGCAGACACCATTGAAATCCGTCAAAATGGCATTGACACAGTTGAAACTTCTAGTACAACATGCACTAGCCCAGAAATATCAGTTACAGATAGCCCAAAGAAGTCTAAGGATATTTTCAAAAGACCCATTGATCCTGTCTCTTTACCAAACAGTAAAAGGCCAAGGTTACGGTTGGATGAAGAAGAGCGGACAAGAGAAATCAGCAGTGTCATGATGACTATGTCAGGTTTCCTCTCTCCAGCTAGGGAAGGTAAACTTCCAGAAGCTAGGCCCCCTACTGTTATTTCAGAAAAACACTatgacaaaaacaaaacaaattcacaTCATTCAAATATTCCAAAACAGCCAACACTGGAAAAGGCTGATAAGAAGTCTAAGAAGAATAAACAGTTGAatggaaaaattatgaaaagtaAAAGGAAAGACAAGACTCATAAAGGTGAGAGTAGTAAATCTAAAGATAGTAGTAAATCAGATAAGTATCCTCCTGGATACCCAATAAAAAGTAAAGATGTCCATCCAACACATCATAATCATGTGACAATGCCAGCGCCGAGGGTGGCACCACCTCATAAGCCACCTCCTCTGCTACACAGTCCAAGTCCTAGCCCGAGCCCTAGCCCAAGACCA CCTGTTCGACCAGTCATTAAAGAGGAACCTATTGACATTCCTCCACCGCCACCACCAGTAGTCAACAAACATTCTGTGGCAGGTGAAGAGGCAATCCCAGTACCAAGGAAGATACCCATTCATAAATCACCCCTTGTTTCAAGTTCTATGCCAACCCATAAACAGCCAATGTCAAATACTTTCTTACGTGAcatagaaattaaaaaagaagtcaTTGATGAGGAAGAGAAATTGGCTTCCCAACCTGACAGatcaaaaattaatatttttaaaagaataTCGAACAAATCAAAAGAAGATAAGAACGCTCCAGAGGTTGTTACTGATAAAACACAGTCTGAAAGTATGATCTCAAAGGTGCAGAATTCTGCACATGATAACCCAAGTGAAAGTGTTATCCATGAAAATGTTAGGGTTAAATCTGAAAATGCAATTGTGAACAATAATGATAGTAGTGCGTTAGATTTATCTAAAGATATGGACCTTACAGCTAATGAAGTGATTAGCATTGATGATGATTCAATGGAAGCAAGTCCAATGGGGCACAGATTTACACCGCTAGATCTGCGTCCAGCTTTATCAATTAATAAATCCCTTCAAGCACCATATCCCAAAGATGTAGCTAGTGTCAGtcctaaaattaataaaaaggaaaagaaacacaaagaaaagaaagataaaGCTGCTGAAAAGGCAGCAAAACTAGAAGCAAAATTAATTAAGAAACAACAGCAGCAATTAGCATATGAAATGGCTAGAGCAGAAAAACAGAAAATGAAATTAAGCAATATGAAATTACCAAAATCAAGTAGGCCAAAGAATGATTCGAAAATGCCTCAAATGCATTCAGGGTTTCCATTCTTTCCAGCCATGCCTTCAGGTAGGGGTTTCATGCCTGGCCCAGGGCTAATACCAAACTCTAACCTTATACCAGGAGGTGAATTTCTGGCTTTAGCTAATAACCCTGCCTTAAGGGGCTTGCCACCCCCCGGTTTGCTACAAAACGCATTTTTAGGTCGTGGAGGTCCAGGGTTAATTCCTGGACCTGGTTTTCTGCCTGGTGCTCTTGGTCCTGGCATGAATCCGCTCATGCCCTTGGGAAATTTCCCCCACTCCTCACGTTCTTCTTCGAGTAAGATTCCCCCCATGTTGCGACGTCCTAGCTTAGAAGTAATTCCTGTAGACAACGACGAAGATAGAAGTACGCATAAGTCTCCGATGTCTCGCGATAAGGAGAGACATGACAAGCACAAGTCGCCAACCATTCCAAACATTCTTCAGAAACATAAAACAAAATCACATAAAGAACACAAATCTAACATGTATAAAATGCCCCCTATACAACCAGATATTACGATAGAGTTAAATCCTCCTAAAGTTGATCCAGTGAGGCAAGAGCCGCCAAGAGAGCCCCCGCCACCAGCACGCGTCGCCTCGCCCGTgccggcgcccgcgccgccgccggagCCGGAACCGCGACCGAGACCATTAGAAATACCGAACGTTGTTCCCGAGGTTTCGCAAGAACGAGCTCTTGACAAATCGGAAAAGAAAAAGGATAAGTCAcataaaaaagaaaagaaagataaagatggtatcaaaattaagaaaaagaaagataaaaaGGACAAAGTGAAGGATAAAAGCGAAAAGAAAAAGGACAAAGAGGAGAGACAAGAaagtaaagataaaataaaaaaagaaaagaaagataAGAAAAAAGAAAAGACTGCCGACGGCTTGGTACCTAAGCTGACTCTAAAGCTCAATTCATCTAACTCGAATTCGCCCATGCCGCCGAGCTCTCCCGATATTTTCAAACTCAACATCAAACCGGTTGTCAAAAAGGAGGAAGAAGAAAGCTCATCACTCAAAGAGGAGCCCGTTTCACGGGAACACAGTCGGTCACCGGAACTTGCGCAAATATCGGCGCTCGTGACTGGGCCACCGAAGCAGAAGCAATCGAAGCACAACCACGTCAGCGAAGTGGATGGTCCGGGCTCGCCACCGCCATCTAGCAGCTCCCCCGCGCGGAAAAATCGGCCTCCTTCAAGTCACACAAAGTATAAGCGAATACTATTCAAGCCATTGTCAAAGAAGGGTCATGTGGAACTCGACGACGAAGGAGCTTCTGCGTCGGAGGAGGCAACGCCTGTTCC